From one Luteolibacter sp. SL250 genomic stretch:
- a CDS encoding family 16 glycoside hydrolase — MAILVAALLSTAGGAETWRRNDPDRPQPPIVAPGPEVAPVAAPPEAIKLFDGADLSHWTAKLSRGPDKGKVVPPQWKISGGVMEAVPNGGTIICKERFGDCHLHVEWATPVKIDGTGQKRGNSGVLIQGLCEIQILDSFGNTTYPDGQAGAVYGKYPPLVNACRKPGEWQTFDITLQTARLDAAGKILQPARVTVIHNGILIQDAVAIPDNVRQVFTFALQDHLNPVRFRNVWMRKFDDATASPAVEAAAPFRKNAPEPACSSVVPHGHPFVPPSTGTDRGEHLMAALNCASCHPAGAALENRLPGKKAPLLGPEGLRLSPRFITDYLLDPQREKPGTTMPDMLHGMDPAGKQDAAEALTHFLMSVSREDTAATPGDETRIARGRSLYHQTGCVACHAPVDAPQGSGIPLEEVRTLATDSVPLGPLEKKYSVAQLSEFLLKPGKFRPERRMPGMKLTAVEATDISMYLLRGQVESATRVMKKEEGIRTPGLRYELFDGLFKDCGPSLEKAAPVASGSIGGIEIAQWAQEGHPFAVRFSGSFEVPVDGAYTFYTRSTDGSRLWIDGTQVVENDGRHKLTEKSGVAHLKAGAHAFVLTYFQGEKTKAALTALFDGPGIRKRPIKAQNVSHLAPAMRPTGEEPFTVDAAKAGRGKELFGQLGCARCHHSPGVTGIGASAFKLTDLLEAKPEAAGGCLSATPAAGAPLYHLSADQQAAISRTLADPALLKSPLPPEKEAARVLGQLNCLACHSRDGAGGPHGLRADYVQNIGETDLGDEGRMPPHLTKVGAKLEEGWMKKVLLQGGGSRPYMATRMPQFGTSVAELSELLAVVDGGTPRTEEPTAKPAEESVKAGRDLVGTGGLGCVMCHSFGKHPSLGIPALDLAGMTGRLRPDWFRRYLVDPQSLRPGTRMPSFWPHGIAANRDILGGDTDRQLDAIWDYLSGGAAADPPPGVIQAKMEVVAEGEPVIYRNFIEDAGPRAMGIGYPEKVNLAFDAEQLRLALLWHGSFIDAGRHRTGRGGGFEAPMGTAVLKLPSGPAYAVLDTPTTAWPATAKEGDAAFHGYAYDGKRRPTLRYSWNDVTVEDHFAPVAEQTASGFLRTIRLPAGAPLAKSWFRVATGRIEDEGGGTWRVDGKLRLTLSGDVRPVARGSGGKAELIVPLDGVSTFTVKYTW; from the coding sequence ATGGCCATATTGGTGGCCGCGCTGCTTTCCACAGCAGGTGGGGCGGAAACCTGGCGCAGGAATGATCCTGACCGGCCGCAGCCCCCCATCGTCGCCCCCGGGCCGGAGGTGGCACCGGTGGCGGCACCGCCGGAGGCCATCAAGCTGTTCGACGGCGCGGACCTCTCCCACTGGACGGCGAAGCTGAGCCGGGGGCCGGACAAGGGGAAAGTGGTGCCACCGCAGTGGAAGATCTCCGGCGGGGTGATGGAGGCCGTGCCGAACGGCGGCACCATCATCTGCAAGGAACGCTTCGGCGACTGCCACCTCCACGTGGAGTGGGCCACGCCGGTGAAGATCGACGGCACGGGCCAGAAGCGCGGGAACAGCGGCGTGCTCATCCAGGGGCTGTGCGAGATCCAGATCCTGGATTCCTTTGGAAACACCACCTACCCGGACGGCCAGGCGGGGGCCGTGTATGGGAAATATCCGCCACTGGTGAATGCCTGCCGGAAGCCGGGCGAGTGGCAGACCTTTGACATCACCCTCCAGACCGCGCGGCTGGATGCCGCCGGAAAGATCCTGCAACCCGCGCGGGTGACCGTCATCCACAATGGGATCCTGATCCAGGATGCGGTGGCCATCCCGGACAATGTGCGGCAGGTCTTCACCTTCGCTCTGCAGGATCACCTCAACCCCGTGCGCTTCCGCAACGTGTGGATGCGGAAATTCGACGACGCCACCGCATCTCCGGCCGTGGAGGCCGCCGCACCATTCAGGAAGAACGCACCGGAACCCGCCTGCTCCAGCGTGGTGCCACACGGGCATCCGTTCGTCCCGCCATCCACCGGCACGGACCGCGGGGAACACCTCATGGCCGCGCTGAACTGCGCCTCATGTCACCCGGCGGGAGCCGCCTTGGAGAACCGTCTGCCCGGAAAAAAGGCTCCCCTGCTGGGACCGGAGGGACTGAGGCTTTCGCCCCGCTTCATCACGGACTATCTGCTGGACCCGCAACGCGAGAAGCCGGGGACCACCATGCCGGACATGCTCCACGGCATGGACCCTGCCGGGAAACAGGACGCCGCTGAGGCATTGACCCATTTCCTCATGAGCGTGAGCCGGGAGGACACCGCCGCCACGCCGGGAGATGAAACACGGATCGCCCGTGGACGTTCGCTCTACCACCAGACCGGATGTGTGGCGTGCCACGCTCCGGTGGATGCACCGCAGGGATCCGGCATCCCGCTGGAGGAAGTGCGAACGCTGGCGACGGACTCCGTGCCGCTGGGACCGCTGGAGAAAAAGTACAGCGTGGCGCAACTTTCCGAGTTCCTGCTGAAGCCGGGGAAGTTCCGACCGGAGCGCCGCATGCCGGGGATGAAGCTCACCGCCGTGGAGGCCACGGACATTTCCATGTATCTGCTGCGCGGGCAGGTGGAGTCCGCCACGCGGGTGATGAAGAAGGAAGAAGGCATCCGCACACCGGGGCTGCGTTACGAGCTTTTCGACGGACTGTTCAAGGACTGCGGGCCGTCATTGGAGAAAGCGGCGCCCGTCGCCAGCGGCAGCATCGGCGGCATCGAGATCGCGCAGTGGGCACAGGAGGGGCACCCGTTCGCGGTGCGCTTCAGCGGCTCGTTCGAGGTGCCGGTGGACGGGGCCTACACCTTCTACACCCGCTCCACGGACGGCTCCCGCCTGTGGATCGACGGCACCCAGGTGGTGGAGAATGACGGACGCCACAAGCTCACCGAGAAAAGCGGCGTGGCGCATCTGAAGGCGGGCGCGCACGCGTTCGTCCTCACCTACTTCCAGGGAGAGAAAACGAAGGCCGCCCTCACCGCGCTGTTCGACGGGCCGGGCATCCGCAAGCGGCCCATCAAGGCGCAGAACGTCTCCCACCTCGCGCCCGCAATGCGGCCCACAGGAGAAGAACCATTCACCGTGGATGCAGCGAAGGCGGGGCGCGGAAAGGAACTCTTCGGCCAGCTCGGCTGCGCGCGCTGTCACCACAGCCCCGGCGTCACCGGGATCGGCGCGTCCGCGTTCAAACTCACCGATCTGCTGGAAGCAAAGCCGGAGGCCGCGGGCGGCTGCCTCTCCGCCACACCCGCCGCCGGTGCTCCGCTGTATCATCTTTCCGCGGACCAGCAGGCCGCCATTTCCCGGACCCTGGCGGACCCCGCCCTGCTCAAGTCACCGCTGCCCCCGGAGAAGGAAGCCGCCCGGGTGCTCGGCCAGCTCAACTGTCTGGCCTGCCATTCCCGCGATGGTGCGGGCGGCCCGCATGGACTGCGCGCGGATTACGTTCAGAACATCGGTGAGACGGATCTCGGCGATGAGGGCCGCATGCCCCCGCACCTGACGAAGGTGGGTGCGAAACTCGAAGAGGGCTGGATGAAAAAGGTGCTGCTGCAGGGCGGTGGTTCGCGGCCCTACATGGCCACGCGGATGCCGCAGTTCGGCACGTCCGTCGCGGAGCTTTCCGAATTGCTGGCGGTGGTGGATGGCGGCACTCCACGGACGGAGGAACCCACCGCGAAACCGGCGGAGGAATCCGTGAAGGCAGGACGGGATCTGGTGGGCACCGGTGGCCTGGGCTGCGTGATGTGCCACTCGTTTGGAAAACATCCTTCGCTCGGGATTCCGGCGCTGGATCTGGCGGGGATGACCGGGCGGCTGCGGCCGGACTGGTTCCGGCGCTACCTTGTCGATCCGCAGTCGCTGCGCCCCGGCACGCGCATGCCCAGCTTCTGGCCCCATGGCATCGCGGCGAACCGCGACATCCTCGGCGGAGACACGGACCGCCAGCTCGATGCCATCTGGGACTATCTCTCCGGCGGTGCTGCGGCGGATCCACCGCCGGGCGTCATCCAGGCGAAGATGGAGGTGGTGGCGGAGGGGGAACCGGTCATCTATCGGAACTTCATCGAGGATGCTGGGCCGCGCGCCATGGGCATCGGCTACCCGGAAAAAGTGAACCTCGCATTCGATGCGGAGCAACTGCGGCTGGCGTTGCTGTGGCACGGCTCGTTCATCGACGCCGGCCGCCACCGTACCGGTCGTGGTGGTGGCTTTGAAGCGCCCATGGGCACCGCCGTGCTGAAGCTGCCATCCGGTCCCGCCTACGCGGTTCTGGACACGCCCACCACCGCCTGGCCTGCCACCGCAAAGGAAGGTGACGCCGCGTTCCATGGATATGCCTACGACGGAAAGCGCCGCCCCACCCTGCGCTATTCCTGGAACGATGTAACGGTGGAGGATCACTTCGCCCCGGTGGCGGAGCAGACCGCTTCCGGCTTTCTCCGCACCATCCGGCTGCCTGCTGGCGCACCCTTGGCAAAGTCATGGTTCCGCGTGGCCACCGGCCGCATCGAGGACGAAGGCGGCGGCACGTGGCGGGTGGACGGAAAGCTGCGCCTCACCCTTTCCGGCGATGTGCGGCCTGTTGCACGCGGCTCCGGCGGAAAGGCCGAACTGATCGTCCCGCTCGACGGAGTCTCCACTTTTACCGTGAAATACACATGGTGA
- the ilvD gene encoding dihydroxy-acid dehydratase, whose product MNDNKRPFSSPMLDGPDRAPSRAMLYAVGFKKEDFAKVQIGIASTWSQVTPCNVHIDKLAIESSNGVNAAGGKATIFNTITISDGISMGTEGMKYSLVSREVIADSIETVVGCEGMDGYVAIGGCDKNMPGCVMAMGRMNRPAVFVYGGTIMPGCAKVKGEEKDLDVVSVFEAVGKHANGEFTDEDLATVESCAIPGPGSCGGMYTANTMASAIEALGMSLPNSSAQAAISDDKMRDCFDAGAAVLNLVNLGIKPRDIMTKEAFENAITVLIALGGSTNACLHIPAMAHAAGVDITLDDFERIGKRVPLLADLKPSGKYAMADLVRIGGTVPLMKMLLDAGLLHGDCMTVTGRTMRENLEKANAVYPEGQQIIRPLDNPIKKDSHLRILYGNLAEGGAVAKITGKEGELFKGSAKVFNSEPEAMKAILAKEIVKGDIIVIRYEGPKGGPGMREMLGPTSAIMGLGLGKDVALITDGRFSGGSHGFVVGHITPEAFEGGVIGLLKDGDVITINAVDNRLDVDISAEEIAERKAAWVRPEPRYTRGVLAKYAKLVSTASEGAVTDKYL is encoded by the coding sequence ATGAACGACAACAAACGCCCGTTTTCCAGTCCCATGCTGGATGGTCCCGACCGTGCGCCCAGCCGTGCCATGCTTTACGCCGTAGGCTTCAAGAAAGAAGACTTCGCCAAAGTGCAGATCGGCATCGCCTCCACCTGGAGCCAGGTCACCCCCTGCAACGTCCACATCGACAAGCTGGCGATCGAGTCGTCCAACGGCGTGAACGCGGCCGGCGGCAAGGCCACCATTTTCAACACCATTACCATCTCCGATGGCATCTCCATGGGCACGGAGGGGATGAAATACTCCCTCGTTTCCCGTGAGGTCATCGCGGACTCCATCGAAACCGTCGTTGGCTGCGAAGGCATGGACGGCTACGTCGCCATCGGCGGCTGTGACAAGAACATGCCCGGTTGCGTGATGGCCATGGGCCGCATGAACCGCCCCGCCGTCTTCGTCTATGGCGGCACGATCATGCCCGGCTGCGCGAAAGTGAAGGGCGAGGAGAAGGACCTGGACGTCGTTTCCGTGTTCGAAGCCGTCGGCAAGCACGCCAACGGGGAGTTCACCGATGAGGATCTGGCCACGGTCGAGTCCTGCGCCATCCCCGGCCCGGGTTCCTGCGGTGGCATGTACACCGCGAACACCATGGCCAGCGCGATCGAGGCGCTCGGCATGTCGCTGCCGAACAGCTCCGCCCAGGCCGCCATTTCCGACGACAAGATGCGCGACTGCTTCGACGCCGGCGCCGCCGTCCTCAATCTGGTGAACCTCGGCATCAAGCCCCGCGACATCATGACGAAGGAAGCGTTCGAGAACGCCATCACCGTCCTCATCGCGCTCGGTGGTTCGACCAACGCCTGCCTCCACATCCCCGCCATGGCCCATGCCGCGGGCGTGGACATCACGCTCGATGACTTCGAGCGCATCGGCAAGCGCGTGCCCCTCCTGGCCGACCTCAAGCCATCCGGCAAATACGCCATGGCGGACCTCGTCCGCATCGGCGGCACCGTCCCGCTGATGAAGATGCTGCTGGATGCCGGCCTGCTCCACGGCGACTGCATGACCGTGACCGGCCGCACCATGCGGGAGAACCTGGAGAAAGCGAACGCCGTCTATCCGGAAGGCCAGCAGATCATCCGCCCGCTGGACAACCCCATCAAGAAGGACAGCCACCTCCGCATCCTCTACGGCAATCTCGCCGAAGGCGGCGCGGTGGCGAAGATCACCGGCAAGGAAGGAGAACTCTTCAAGGGCAGCGCCAAGGTCTTCAACTCCGAGCCTGAGGCCATGAAGGCCATCCTTGCGAAGGAGATCGTGAAGGGCGACATCATCGTCATCCGCTATGAAGGACCGAAGGGCGGCCCCGGCATGCGGGAGATGCTCGGACCGACCTCCGCCATCATGGGCCTCGGCCTCGGCAAGGATGTCGCGCTCATCACCGACGGCCGTTTCTCCGGCGGCAGCCACGGGTTCGTCGTCGGCCACATCACCCCGGAAGCATTCGAAGGTGGCGTCATCGGCCTGCTCAAGGACGGCGATGTCATCACCATCAACGCCGTGGACAACCGCCTCGACGTGGACATTTCCGCCGAGGAGATCGCGGAGCGCAAGGCAGCCTGGGTCCGCCCGGAGCCACGCTACACCCGCGGCGTCCTCGCCAAGTATGCGAAGCTCGTCAGCACCGCCAGCGAAGGCGCGGTGACGGACAAGTATCTGTAA
- a CDS encoding sigma-70 family RNA polymerase sigma factor: protein MESAETDPESDAALATRWRQGDVRAYEAIVARHLDPVRRFLISRCGNPGDADDLCQEVFLEVCQKIKCYTPGQSFTGWLYTIARRRSIDLWRRTRPMEPFDPDHHGGMEDRSPARVSEEQDEAVTAWNKVHALLSENQATALWLKVQGGHSISEIATMMDQSPENVRVLLFRARQQLALLWNQPTPCPTP, encoded by the coding sequence ATGGAATCCGCGGAAACAGACCCTGAAAGCGACGCCGCCCTCGCCACCCGGTGGAGGCAGGGTGACGTCCGCGCCTACGAAGCCATCGTGGCCCGCCATCTCGATCCCGTGCGGAGGTTCCTGATTTCCCGCTGCGGGAATCCCGGGGACGCCGACGATCTCTGCCAGGAGGTATTTCTGGAGGTCTGCCAGAAAATCAAATGCTACACCCCCGGCCAATCCTTCACGGGCTGGCTCTACACCATCGCCCGCCGCCGTTCGATCGATCTCTGGCGCAGGACGCGGCCGATGGAGCCGTTCGATCCCGACCATCACGGGGGAATGGAGGATCGCTCCCCCGCCCGCGTCTCCGAGGAACAGGACGAGGCCGTCACTGCCTGGAACAAGGTCCATGCGCTCCTTTCCGAAAACCAGGCCACCGCCCTGTGGCTGAAGGTCCAGGGCGGTCATTCCATCTCCGAGATCGCCACGATGATGGACCAGTCTCCCGAGAACGTCCGCGTCCTCCTTTTCCGCGCCCGCCAGCAGCTCGCCCTGCTCTGGAACCAACCCACACCCTGCCCCACGCCATGA
- a CDS encoding metal-dependent hydrolase gives MDSVTQAALGAAVGEAMLGKKLGNRGMLWGLLFGTLPDLDVLVSFFLDTTNNLIWHRGPSHSLPVMIVASIALGHWLAKLWKKQKISRGQAGLFVFAVWSTHVLLDCFTVYGTSVLWPFTEKRVAFNNLFIIDPLYTIPLVVTLVWLAFLRTKKQLPKRRRLCWWGIGLSSGYVVLSLLAKWAASAGFDADLQKRGVTFSRRMEAPTAFNILFWRSVVDRGDELWVGYRSIFEFHDTPVRWTVYPKGTDAFFPYSAMREADTVAWFSDGWWICRPHKQGIWMGDLRFGETRTWNARKDAVDSRVSFSWIFHPKAEGDKLRQVMPESRNPGETMKRLAKRVAGDRAAWEAQPRLAGVHGSLPETLRAVE, from the coding sequence ATGGATTCGGTCACGCAGGCGGCGCTGGGAGCGGCGGTGGGGGAAGCGATGCTCGGGAAAAAACTGGGCAACCGGGGGATGCTGTGGGGCCTTTTGTTCGGGACGCTGCCGGATCTGGACGTCCTCGTTTCCTTCTTCCTGGACACCACGAACAACCTGATCTGGCACCGCGGGCCCAGCCACTCCCTGCCGGTCATGATCGTCGCCTCGATCGCGCTCGGCCACTGGCTGGCCAAGCTGTGGAAGAAACAGAAGATCAGCCGTGGTCAGGCAGGGCTTTTTGTTTTCGCCGTCTGGAGCACCCATGTGCTGCTCGACTGTTTCACGGTCTACGGCACCTCGGTCCTGTGGCCGTTCACGGAGAAAAGGGTCGCCTTCAACAACCTGTTCATCATCGATCCTCTCTACACCATTCCCCTGGTGGTCACGCTGGTCTGGCTGGCATTCCTGCGGACAAAGAAGCAGCTCCCGAAGAGGAGGAGGCTCTGCTGGTGGGGAATTGGCCTGAGCAGCGGCTACGTGGTGCTGAGCCTGCTGGCGAAGTGGGCGGCATCGGCGGGATTTGACGCGGATCTCCAGAAACGCGGCGTGACCTTTTCCCGGCGGATGGAGGCCCCCACCGCGTTCAACATCCTGTTCTGGCGGTCGGTGGTGGACCGCGGGGATGAGTTGTGGGTCGGCTACCGGAGCATCTTCGAGTTCCATGACACCCCCGTCCGCTGGACCGTGTATCCGAAGGGGACCGACGCCTTTTTCCCGTACTCCGCGATGCGGGAGGCGGACACGGTGGCGTGGTTTTCCGACGGCTGGTGGATCTGCCGGCCGCACAAGCAGGGCATCTGGATGGGCGACCTGAGGTTCGGGGAAACCCGCACGTGGAACGCGCGCAAAGACGCCGTGGATTCACGCGTTTCATTTTCATGGATCTTCCATCCGAAAGCGGAGGGCGACAAACTCCGCCAGGTGATGCCGGAATCGAGGAATCCGGGGGAGACGATGAAACGGCTGGCGAAGCGGGTCGCCGGGGACCGGGCGGCTTGGGAGGCACAGCCGAGGCTGGCGGGCGTCCACGGCAGTTTGCCCGAAACCCTGCGGGCAGTGGAATGA
- a CDS encoding type II secretion system protein, with protein sequence MIVRSISSAPRRSRAQGMTLLELTVVIFVLMGLISILFVAAQAWKRGADRGMCVMNIQVTQKALRSFSNLYGYNPGDSVTGLKDKIFSPGGFIEVMPVCKGGGEYFFGGASGEDAIPQVGHLYLECSYSESRGHSLPPNGEW encoded by the coding sequence ATGATCGTCCGATCCATATCATCCGCCCCGCGGCGCTCCCGCGCACAGGGGATGACATTGCTTGAACTGACGGTGGTGATCTTCGTCCTCATGGGACTCATCTCCATCCTGTTCGTGGCCGCCCAGGCGTGGAAGCGCGGCGCGGACCGCGGGATGTGTGTGATGAACATCCAGGTCACCCAGAAGGCATTGAGGAGCTTCTCCAATCTCTATGGATACAATCCCGGCGACTCCGTGACCGGACTGAAAGACAAGATCTTCTCCCCCGGCGGATTCATCGAAGTGATGCCAGTCTGCAAAGGCGGCGGCGAATATTTCTTCGGAGGCGCCTCCGGCGAGGATGCCATCCCCCAGGTGGGCCATCTCTATCTGGAATGCTCATACAGCGAGTCGCGCGGCCACTCGCTCCCGCCGAACGGCGAATGGTGA
- a CDS encoding pseudouridine synthase yields MLIAFNKPYGVLCQFTPDQPGQRTLADFGFPKGVYPIGRLDLDSEGLLLLGDEPGFNHRFLDPAAAHPRTYQVQVEGIPGDDAVKRLAAGGLVIQGHRTRPCRARIPDPAPEFPPRDPPVRFRKAIPTSWMELTLTEGKNRQVRRMTAAVGFPTLRLLRVAIGKLPLGDLSPGAWRVLDGAEIALIQARR; encoded by the coding sequence ATGCTGATCGCGTTCAACAAGCCGTATGGCGTGCTCTGCCAGTTCACGCCGGACCAACCGGGCCAGCGCACGCTGGCGGACTTCGGATTTCCGAAAGGGGTTTATCCCATAGGACGGCTGGACCTCGATTCCGAGGGACTGCTGCTACTGGGGGATGAGCCGGGGTTCAACCACCGGTTCCTCGATCCCGCGGCGGCCCACCCGCGGACGTATCAGGTGCAGGTGGAAGGTATACCGGGTGACGATGCCGTGAAGCGGCTGGCGGCCGGGGGGCTGGTCATCCAGGGGCACCGCACCCGGCCATGCCGTGCGCGGATACCTGATCCCGCGCCGGAGTTTCCCCCGAGGGATCCTCCGGTCAGGTTCCGGAAAGCGATCCCCACTTCCTGGATGGAGCTAACCCTCACGGAAGGGAAGAACCGCCAGGTGAGGCGCATGACGGCGGCCGTCGGGTTCCCCACCTTGAGGCTGTTGCGGGTGGCGATCGGAAAGCTGCCGTTGGGTGATCTTTCACCGGGGGCATGGCGTGTGCTGGATGGCGCGGAGATCGCTCTGATCCAAGCCCGCCGCTGA
- a CDS encoding DMT family protein, whose protein sequence is MIGLKTIVLLTISNIFMTFAWYAHLRDLKDKPWWIAAFLSWGVALFEYLFQVPANRIGHQAFSVAQLKIMQEVITLTVFVPFAIFFMKEKITWNYLGAAVCMAGAVFFIFRK, encoded by the coding sequence ATGATCGGCCTGAAAACCATCGTCCTTCTCACGATCTCCAACATTTTCATGACCTTCGCGTGGTACGCCCACCTGCGCGACCTGAAGGACAAGCCGTGGTGGATCGCCGCGTTCCTGTCGTGGGGCGTCGCGCTTTTCGAGTACCTGTTCCAGGTGCCGGCGAACCGCATCGGCCACCAGGCGTTCAGCGTTGCGCAGCTCAAGATCATGCAGGAGGTGATCACACTCACCGTGTTCGTCCCCTTCGCGATCTTCTTCATGAAGGAGAAGATCACATGGAACTATCTGGGCGCGGCGGTCTGCATGGCCGGTGCGGTGTTTTTCATCTTCAGGAAATAA
- a CDS encoding TspO/MBR family protein: MTDEEAPPGKVSAWLWPIVGVIVCLGAGLAVGLTMEGGGGAWYQDLTKPPGNPPPWVFGPVWSILYVLMGIAAGRLVHRRAMGTVTLFVIQFILNLAWTPVFFGAHAIGWALAVIFCIWGFLALTIRSAEKVDHLSAVLLLPYLLWIMYATYLNAAIGWLNRA; encoded by the coding sequence ATGACCGATGAAGAAGCACCTCCCGGAAAAGTCTCCGCATGGCTCTGGCCGATCGTCGGGGTCATCGTGTGTCTTGGAGCCGGGCTCGCCGTCGGGCTGACCATGGAGGGGGGAGGGGGTGCGTGGTACCAGGATCTGACGAAACCGCCGGGCAATCCTCCTCCGTGGGTGTTCGGTCCGGTATGGAGTATCCTTTATGTCCTGATGGGCATCGCCGCGGGGCGGCTGGTCCACCGCCGGGCCATGGGGACGGTCACCTTATTTGTCATCCAGTTCATCCTGAATCTCGCGTGGACTCCGGTCTTTTTCGGCGCACACGCCATCGGCTGGGCGCTGGCCGTCATCTTCTGCATCTGGGGATTCCTGGCGCTCACCATCCGCAGCGCGGAAAAGGTGGATCACCTTTCCGCGGTCCTGCTCCTGCCCTACCTGCTGTGGATCATGTATGCCACCTACCTGAACGCCGCCATCGGCTGGCTCAACCGGGCGTGA
- the hemL gene encoding glutamate-1-semialdehyde 2,1-aminomutase, with the protein MSSSISSKLFATAKTLIPGGVNSPVRAFRNVGGEPFFVRRAKGSRIEDVDGKTYIDYIGSWGPNILGHAPTVITNTIHEVAKDGVSFGIPNPYEVEMARTIVEWVPSVEKVRMCSSGTEATMSAIRLARGYTKRDYIVKFDGCYHGHSDSLLVAAGSGALTHGEPDSAGVPAAFAEKTIVLPYNDVEALENLFAAQGELIAAIIVESYPANAGLVLPKPGYLDLLSSITKKYGALLIFDEVMTGFRLGKAGVQGLENLTPDLSCFGKVIGGGLPVGAFGGRADVMDMLAPIGPVYQAGTLSGNPLAMAAGLAQLKELSKPSGFARLDQLGAHFEQGLRGVMDEKGIPYRINRVGSMFCLFFTDREIVNVNDVMKQDLELFRKFFWGCLEEGIYIAPSPYETGFLSLAHTEADLDDTLSVFAKVLSNI; encoded by the coding sequence ATGTCCTCCTCGATCTCCTCCAAACTCTTCGCCACCGCCAAAACCCTGATCCCCGGAGGGGTGAACTCCCCCGTCCGCGCGTTCCGGAATGTCGGCGGGGAGCCATTCTTCGTCCGCCGGGCGAAGGGCAGCCGCATTGAGGACGTGGACGGGAAAACCTACATCGACTACATCGGCTCCTGGGGGCCGAACATTCTCGGTCACGCGCCCACCGTCATCACGAACACGATCCATGAGGTGGCGAAGGACGGCGTCTCCTTCGGCATCCCGAACCCGTATGAAGTTGAAATGGCGCGCACCATCGTCGAGTGGGTGCCATCCGTGGAAAAGGTCCGCATGTGCAGCTCCGGCACGGAGGCCACCATGTCCGCCATCCGCCTGGCCCGCGGCTACACGAAGCGGGACTACATCGTGAAGTTCGACGGCTGCTACCATGGCCACAGCGACTCCCTGCTGGTCGCCGCCGGTTCCGGCGCGCTCACCCACGGGGAGCCGGACTCCGCCGGTGTCCCCGCCGCTTTCGCGGAAAAGACCATCGTCCTGCCCTACAATGACGTTGAGGCGCTGGAGAACCTCTTCGCCGCGCAGGGCGAGCTCATCGCCGCCATCATCGTGGAGTCCTATCCCGCGAACGCCGGCCTCGTCCTGCCGAAGCCCGGTTACCTCGACCTCCTTTCCTCGATCACGAAAAAATACGGCGCGCTGCTGATCTTCGACGAAGTCATGACCGGCTTCCGCCTGGGCAAGGCGGGGGTGCAGGGACTGGAGAACCTCACCCCGGACCTGAGCTGCTTCGGCAAGGTCATCGGCGGCGGTCTGCCGGTCGGTGCGTTCGGCGGCCGGGCGGATGTGATGGACATGCTCGCCCCCATCGGCCCGGTTTATCAGGCGGGCACCCTTTCCGGGAACCCACTGGCGATGGCGGCGGGTCTCGCCCAGTTGAAGGAACTTTCCAAGCCCTCCGGCTTCGCCAGGCTCGACCAGCTCGGCGCGCATTTCGAGCAAGGCCTGCGCGGCGTGATGGATGAAAAAGGCATCCCGTACCGGATCAACCGCGTCGGTTCCATGTTCTGCCTGTTCTTCACCGACCGGGAGATCGTGAACGTGAACGACGTGATGAAGCAGGACCTCGAGCTGTTCCGGAAGTTCTTCTGGGGTTGCCTGGAGGAGGGCATCTACATCGCCCCGTCACCCTATGAGACCGGTTTCCTCTCGCTGGCCCACACCGAGGCGGATCTGGATGACACCCTCTCGGTGTTTGCCAAGGTGCTCTCCAATATCTAG
- a CDS encoding FmdB family zinc ribbon protein — MPNYDYQCGKCGHTFEVFQSMKDAKLEDCPQEGCDGKVKRLLGTGAGLIFKGGGFYQTDYRSASYQAGAKADSGAAPAAKSEAAPAPAPAAPKSGD, encoded by the coding sequence ATGCCGAATTACGATTACCAATGCGGGAAGTGCGGGCACACGTTCGAGGTGTTCCAGAGCATGAAGGACGCCAAGCTGGAGGATTGCCCGCAGGAGGGATGTGACGGGAAGGTGAAGCGCCTGCTCGGCACCGGCGCGGGCCTCATCTTCAAGGGAGGCGGCTTCTACCAGACCGACTACCGCTCCGCATCGTACCAGGCCGGCGCGAAGGCGGACAGCGGCGCGGCCCCCGCCGCGAAATCCGAAGCCGCCCCGGCTCCGGCGCCTGCCGCTCCGAAATCCGGCGACTGA